In a single window of the Rhodococcus qingshengii JCM 15477 genome:
- a CDS encoding indolepyruvate ferredoxin oxidoreductase family protein: protein MTALISTESDSKPYDLDDRYRSGSGPVLLTGVQAIARGFVEQHVRDVRAGKRIATFVSGYQGSPLGGVDKMLHGMPKVLAEHDITFIPGFNEELAATAVWGSQADLPAGTAKFDGVTGYWYGKGPGVDRATDTIRHANMYGVNPKGGVVLLVGDDPASKSSTVPAVSERSLAAMGVPVLFPRNAEEIITMGMHAVALSRASGCVVALKIVADVADGAWTIDGSIADFDIVVPEVQFEGKPFVYKQRPMDVSPDKIIPAEADLVGPRWDLVQAYGAVNKLDVIEVNPSGAKIGIAATGTTFDSVRQALADLGVDDAALHRAGIRLLRIGMCYPVVGEKIKEFAEGLEQIVVVEDKTAFIEAQIREVLYGTDDAPRIIGKRDGQGRLLMPASGELTAGRLLAPLRRVLKPHVELKRTLPAPLSLNVLSAKRTAYFCSGCPHNRSTAIPEGSIGGGGIGCHTLVTMSGREDSAVTGLTQMGGEGSQWIGQAPFTDVPHLFQNIGDGTFFHSGQLAVQACIAAGVNITYKLLYNEVVAMTGAQDAEGALSVAQLSHKLTTEGVKQIIICADEPSRHNKRALAKGTKLWHRDRLDEAQKELREIKGVTVLIYDQHCAADARRQRKRGTLPTRNTRVVINEAVCEGCGDCGVKSNCLSVQPVDTEYGRKTKIDQTSCNTDYTCMDGDCPSFVTVELVPGKKAPKAARPVPPVVADPDFGPLTSTQNVFLAGIGGTGIVTVNQVLATAALRAGLEVESLDQIGLSQKAGPVVSHLRFSSSALEPSNRLTPGSADCIVAFDLLTATDNKNLDYGNAEKTVSIASTSQTPTGDMVYDKAVRYPEETSLLARLDKVSRTLRSFDALAAAQELFGNTAAANFLLIGAAYQSGGLRLPAEAIEEAIGINGVAVDANIAAFRWGRAAIADTAAFSAVTTPAKSVREPVVAPAHMFAGTTFTGETLRLVELRAAQLIEFQSVKIAQRYIDQVQAVWTAERAATERTDFSEAVARGLFKFTAYKDEYEVARMLVDPAFIEDVKSQVPAGENLTYKLHPPILRVMGRKKKIGLGPKSHVALKVLAKGKKLRGTKLDPFGYMHVRKVERELLAEYEAMIADLSRTLATDGYDRAVEIAALPDVVRGYEDIKLGNIELYKTRLRELGRSHSDV from the coding sequence ATGACTGCACTGATATCGACAGAATCAGACTCGAAGCCTTACGATCTCGATGATCGGTACCGTTCGGGATCGGGACCGGTGTTGCTGACCGGCGTTCAGGCAATCGCTCGCGGCTTCGTCGAACAGCATGTCCGCGACGTCCGCGCAGGCAAGCGGATCGCCACCTTTGTCTCCGGTTACCAGGGCAGCCCCCTCGGCGGCGTCGACAAGATGCTCCACGGGATGCCCAAGGTTCTCGCCGAGCACGACATCACCTTCATCCCTGGCTTCAACGAGGAACTTGCGGCCACCGCGGTGTGGGGTAGCCAGGCAGATTTACCTGCGGGAACCGCGAAGTTCGATGGAGTCACTGGCTACTGGTACGGCAAGGGGCCCGGTGTCGACCGCGCTACCGACACCATTCGCCACGCCAACATGTACGGCGTGAACCCCAAGGGCGGCGTAGTCCTGCTGGTGGGCGACGACCCGGCGTCGAAGTCCTCCACGGTTCCGGCCGTCAGTGAGCGCTCGCTTGCCGCGATGGGTGTGCCGGTTCTGTTCCCGCGCAATGCCGAAGAGATCATCACGATGGGTATGCACGCCGTGGCACTTTCACGCGCGTCCGGTTGTGTTGTGGCCCTGAAGATCGTTGCCGACGTGGCGGACGGCGCCTGGACGATCGACGGCAGCATCGCCGATTTCGACATCGTGGTGCCCGAGGTGCAGTTCGAGGGCAAGCCCTTCGTCTACAAACAACGACCGATGGATGTGTCTCCCGATAAGATCATTCCAGCTGAAGCCGATCTCGTAGGTCCACGTTGGGATCTGGTGCAGGCCTACGGCGCCGTGAACAAGCTTGATGTGATCGAGGTTAACCCCTCCGGTGCGAAGATCGGTATCGCCGCCACCGGTACAACTTTCGACTCCGTCCGACAAGCTCTGGCAGACCTCGGTGTCGATGATGCCGCGCTGCACCGCGCCGGGATCCGTCTCCTTCGCATCGGAATGTGCTACCCCGTCGTGGGCGAGAAGATCAAGGAGTTCGCCGAAGGTCTCGAGCAGATCGTCGTGGTCGAGGACAAGACCGCGTTCATCGAAGCTCAGATCCGGGAAGTCCTGTACGGCACCGACGATGCCCCTCGCATCATCGGCAAGCGTGACGGCCAGGGCCGTCTGCTCATGCCTGCCAGTGGTGAACTGACCGCAGGCCGGCTGCTCGCCCCGTTGCGCCGCGTACTGAAGCCGCACGTCGAACTCAAGCGCACCCTCCCGGCCCCGCTGTCGCTCAACGTGCTCTCCGCCAAGCGAACCGCGTACTTCTGCAGCGGGTGCCCCCACAACCGTTCCACCGCTATTCCCGAGGGTTCCATCGGCGGCGGCGGAATCGGTTGCCACACACTCGTCACCATGTCCGGCCGTGAGGACAGCGCTGTCACCGGCCTGACGCAAATGGGCGGCGAGGGCAGCCAGTGGATCGGGCAGGCACCGTTCACCGACGTGCCTCACCTGTTCCAGAACATCGGCGACGGCACCTTCTTCCACTCCGGTCAGTTGGCTGTCCAGGCATGCATCGCCGCAGGCGTGAACATCACCTACAAGTTGCTCTACAACGAAGTAGTGGCGATGACCGGTGCACAGGACGCGGAAGGTGCCCTCTCCGTTGCTCAGCTCAGCCACAAGCTGACCACCGAGGGCGTCAAGCAGATCATCATCTGCGCCGACGAGCCTTCGCGTCACAACAAGCGCGCTCTGGCCAAGGGCACCAAGCTCTGGCACCGCGATCGCCTCGACGAGGCCCAGAAGGAGCTTCGCGAGATCAAGGGCGTCACAGTGTTGATCTACGACCAGCACTGTGCGGCCGACGCTCGTCGCCAGCGCAAGCGTGGCACGCTGCCCACTCGCAACACTCGCGTCGTCATCAACGAGGCAGTGTGCGAAGGCTGCGGTGACTGCGGTGTGAAGTCGAACTGCCTCTCGGTCCAGCCCGTGGACACCGAGTACGGCCGCAAGACGAAGATCGACCAGACGTCCTGCAACACCGATTACACCTGCATGGACGGCGATTGCCCGTCGTTCGTGACCGTCGAATTGGTACCGGGCAAGAAGGCTCCCAAGGCCGCACGTCCCGTCCCGCCCGTCGTCGCAGACCCCGATTTCGGACCGCTCACCAGCACGCAGAACGTTTTCCTCGCGGGCATCGGCGGCACCGGCATCGTGACCGTCAACCAGGTGCTCGCAACGGCTGCACTGCGCGCCGGCCTCGAGGTGGAGAGCCTTGACCAGATCGGACTGAGCCAGAAGGCCGGACCGGTTGTCTCGCACCTGCGTTTCAGCTCCAGCGCGCTCGAGCCGTCCAACCGCCTCACCCCGGGCAGTGCCGATTGCATCGTCGCCTTCGACCTGCTGACCGCGACGGACAACAAGAACCTCGACTACGGCAACGCCGAGAAGACGGTCTCCATCGCCTCGACGTCGCAGACGCCGACCGGAGACATGGTCTACGACAAGGCTGTTCGCTACCCCGAGGAGACGTCACTCCTCGCCCGTCTCGACAAGGTGTCGCGCACCCTGCGTTCGTTCGACGCACTCGCCGCGGCACAGGAGTTGTTCGGTAACACCGCAGCCGCCAACTTCCTGCTGATCGGTGCGGCCTACCAGAGCGGCGGACTCCGTCTGCCGGCCGAGGCCATCGAAGAAGCGATCGGCATCAACGGCGTTGCCGTGGACGCGAACATCGCGGCATTCCGTTGGGGTCGTGCAGCAATTGCCGACACCGCAGCGTTCTCGGCCGTCACCACGCCGGCCAAGTCCGTCCGCGAACCCGTGGTCGCACCGGCTCACATGTTCGCCGGAACCACCTTCACCGGTGAAACCCTGCGACTGGTGGAACTGCGTGCGGCGCAGCTCATCGAGTTCCAGTCCGTCAAGATCGCCCAGCGTTACATCGATCAGGTTCAGGCAGTCTGGACCGCCGAACGTGCCGCAACCGAGCGGACCGACTTCAGCGAGGCTGTTGCCCGCGGCCTGTTCAAGTTCACCGCGTACAAGGACGAGTACGAAGTTGCTCGCATGCTGGTCGATCCTGCCTTCATCGAAGACGTCAAGTCGCAGGTGCCGGCCGGGGAGAACCTGACCTACAAGCTCCACCCCCCGATCCTCCGAGTGATGGGCCGCAAGAAGAAGATCGGTCTCGGGCCCAAGTCGCATGTTGCACTGAAGGTTTTGGCCAAGGGTAAGAAGCTTCGCGGTACCAAGCTCGACCCCTTCGGCTACATGCACGTCCGCAAGGTCGAGCGTGAACTGCTCGCCGAGTACGAGGCCATGATCGCTGACCTCTCTCGTACGCTCGCAACCGACGGATACGATCGCGCCGTCGAGATCGCGGCACTGCCGGACGTGGTTCGCGGTTACGAAGACATCAAGCTCGGCAACATCGAGCTGTACAAGACTCGCCTGCGCGAACTCGGAAGATCGCACTCAGATGTCTAG
- a CDS encoding AMP-binding protein, whose amino-acid sequence MHDETTLNSALNDAIEHWPNRVFLKIDGQDITFSQFEDQVGRLAAGLSDICGINAGDRVSVFMRNSLACEHTWFSANRLGAIWVPINTEFRGLSLEHAVNLADAQVYVVDEDLYEILTTALFKAGIDATVVVASNEDAKGNGLWLSDLYLDRKAPTVDVKFSDISALLYTSGTTGRSKACMLSHRYFTSQARIAIRDFGLTEADVLYCPFPLFHADATALTTVPALLVGGTAAISKRFSASRFWDEIREAGATVFDFMGATLSILAKAEPKPNDADNPVRLAWGVPVPESVDMFEKRFGLTVVELYGSVEANIPITQHFSQPRIPGSCGRAVEEFEIIVADEFDQEVAPGEPGELLIRPKVPWTTFSGYYENPDASTSALRNMWFHSGDLVRMDVDGNVFFIGRKKESIRRRGENISSFEVEEGIREHPSVLDCAAFGVKSDLTEEEVKVSVVVKSEAALTEKEVWEFCYATMARFQVPRYIEFVTDLPKTPTGKVEKFRLQENPFNKETKEFTLPAKA is encoded by the coding sequence ATGCATGACGAAACGACCTTGAATTCGGCACTGAACGACGCAATCGAACATTGGCCCAACAGAGTATTCCTCAAAATTGATGGACAGGACATCACATTCTCGCAGTTTGAGGACCAGGTCGGCAGGCTGGCCGCAGGTTTGAGTGATATCTGCGGGATCAACGCTGGCGATCGCGTGAGCGTGTTCATGCGGAATTCATTGGCATGCGAGCACACATGGTTTTCTGCCAACAGGCTCGGAGCAATCTGGGTGCCCATCAACACCGAGTTCAGGGGATTGAGTCTCGAGCACGCAGTGAACCTAGCTGACGCACAAGTCTACGTGGTTGACGAGGATCTCTATGAAATCCTGACTACTGCATTGTTCAAAGCAGGTATCGACGCCACCGTTGTTGTGGCCAGCAACGAGGATGCGAAAGGTAATGGCCTTTGGCTCTCCGATCTCTATCTTGATCGAAAAGCCCCCACTGTCGATGTCAAGTTCTCAGACATCTCGGCCCTTCTCTATACCTCGGGAACGACCGGGCGGTCGAAGGCATGTATGCTCTCGCATCGCTACTTCACCTCTCAGGCGCGGATCGCGATTCGAGACTTCGGCTTAACGGAAGCGGACGTCCTGTACTGTCCTTTCCCACTGTTTCACGCCGATGCCACAGCTTTGACAACTGTTCCCGCTCTCCTTGTGGGTGGGACTGCTGCGATTAGTAAACGATTTAGCGCTTCGCGATTCTGGGACGAAATCCGCGAAGCAGGCGCCACTGTTTTCGACTTCATGGGAGCGACGTTATCTATCTTGGCGAAGGCCGAACCGAAGCCAAACGACGCAGACAATCCGGTGCGACTGGCGTGGGGTGTACCGGTTCCGGAATCTGTCGATATGTTCGAAAAACGATTCGGGTTGACAGTTGTCGAACTCTATGGATCCGTCGAGGCGAATATTCCGATAACTCAGCATTTTTCGCAACCCCGCATTCCAGGTTCATGCGGACGCGCCGTAGAGGAATTCGAAATTATCGTCGCGGATGAATTTGATCAAGAAGTTGCACCGGGTGAGCCTGGGGAACTGCTAATTCGTCCCAAAGTGCCGTGGACTACCTTCTCCGGATATTATGAAAATCCTGATGCAAGCACCTCGGCCCTCCGGAACATGTGGTTCCACAGTGGAGATTTGGTGCGCATGGATGTCGACGGAAATGTGTTCTTTATTGGCCGCAAGAAGGAAAGTATTCGACGTCGAGGCGAAAACATCTCTTCATTTGAGGTGGAAGAAGGAATTCGAGAACATCCTTCTGTTCTGGACTGTGCCGCATTTGGAGTAAAGTCAGACCTCACCGAAGAAGAAGTCAAGGTATCTGTCGTCGTAAAATCTGAGGCGGCTTTGACAGAGAAAGAAGTCTGGGAATTCTGCTATGCCACGATGGCTAGGTTTCAGGTTCCTCGCTATATCGAGTTCGTTACCGATTTGCCGAAGACTCCAACCGGAAAGGTCGAGAAGTTCAGGTTGCAGGAGAACCCATTCAACAAAGAAACAAAAGAATTTACACTTCCCGCAAAAGCCTAG
- a CDS encoding enoyl-CoA hydratase/isomerase family protein — protein sequence MSERTVLTEYVGDVAVITLNRPQSLNALNTDLLTNLVDALRASQSAGAIVVQGAGRGFCAGEDLNETLAPQTGTAEELRVAFHQLQDLTRLMAGAPCPVVSAVHGYAVGGGAEIALTADFVVGGPQARLKFPEAVIGHAPTGGITARLPLMVGLLRAKELLLTGRWVEPEEGLSLGLYTELNADPKARALEIATELAGHPRRSQTGVKRAIELALVPQQESYLQLEVELASYCFASIETKESFSAFQNRTRTTHTP from the coding sequence ATGAGTGAACGCACAGTTTTGACGGAATACGTCGGAGACGTCGCAGTAATTACCCTCAATCGGCCTCAGTCATTGAATGCGTTGAATACCGACCTGTTGACAAACCTGGTCGACGCGTTACGTGCTTCGCAGTCAGCCGGTGCAATTGTGGTGCAAGGCGCGGGTCGCGGATTTTGTGCAGGCGAAGATTTGAATGAGACTCTCGCCCCGCAAACCGGAACAGCTGAGGAGTTGCGCGTTGCGTTCCATCAGCTGCAGGATTTGACGAGATTGATGGCCGGAGCGCCGTGCCCTGTCGTTAGCGCCGTCCACGGATACGCTGTTGGTGGAGGCGCCGAAATCGCGCTCACCGCCGACTTTGTCGTCGGAGGCCCGCAAGCCCGGCTCAAATTCCCTGAGGCAGTAATCGGACACGCTCCGACTGGCGGAATCACAGCACGACTGCCGTTGATGGTGGGACTGCTTCGCGCCAAAGAACTGCTGTTGACAGGTCGGTGGGTTGAGCCAGAAGAGGGCTTGTCACTCGGGCTCTATACCGAACTGAATGCAGATCCGAAGGCACGGGCCTTGGAGATCGCCACGGAACTCGCAGGACATCCGCGACGGTCGCAGACTGGAGTAAAGCGGGCCATCGAACTCGCACTCGTTCCGCAACAAGAATCCTATCTCCAACTAGAAGTAGAACTTGCCTCATACTGTTTTGCATCTATTGAGACCAAAGAAAGCTTCTCTGCGTTCCAGAATCGGACACGCACGACACACACCCCATAG
- a CDS encoding MFS transporter, whose translation MKQNQAQMAPVANRSTMNRVAFASFVGSAIEYYDFYIYGVAAALVFPHVFFPNLSPTVATISSFATFAVAFIIRPVGSAFFGHYGDRIGRKKTLIATLLIMGLSTVAIGLIPSASSIGAAAPVILIFLRALQGFAVGGEWSGAALLTAEYAPERKRGLYGMFPQIGVGTGLVLSSLVFLLVSQTVGEGNDAFLTWAWRLPFLFSIVLVAIALYMRLNIEETPVFRESAGNITKSPLKELLRTQLKQTMLAAGAMMSVFTFTFMGGTYLTGYGRTELGHSFSLVLVSNVAGGLAMVVFCALSAVLCDVYGRRRVILCGFMLGVPWSFAVLPILDTGSPFLFIIGIVGTFTVLGISYGPMASFIPELFATKYRYTGAGLAYNLAGVVGGAVPPVIAGVLLAAFGSYAIAILLVTFVLISFLCTYALPETNAKRL comes from the coding sequence ATGAAACAGAATCAGGCACAGATGGCGCCGGTTGCTAACCGATCCACGATGAACAGGGTAGCTTTCGCGAGTTTTGTCGGTTCGGCGATCGAGTACTACGATTTTTACATCTACGGCGTAGCAGCCGCACTTGTATTCCCGCATGTTTTCTTTCCAAATCTCTCACCTACTGTTGCAACGATCTCTTCATTCGCTACATTTGCGGTCGCATTCATCATTCGTCCCGTCGGTTCGGCTTTCTTTGGCCATTATGGAGATCGAATTGGAAGGAAAAAGACTCTGATCGCAACTCTATTGATCATGGGATTGTCGACGGTTGCGATCGGTCTAATCCCTAGCGCTTCCTCGATCGGTGCAGCAGCACCGGTAATTCTCATATTCCTTCGTGCGCTCCAAGGATTTGCAGTGGGGGGCGAATGGTCGGGAGCGGCGCTACTTACAGCAGAGTATGCACCGGAACGAAAACGTGGCCTCTATGGCATGTTCCCGCAGATAGGCGTCGGTACCGGACTTGTGCTGAGCAGCCTCGTTTTTCTCCTCGTCAGTCAAACTGTGGGAGAGGGGAACGATGCCTTTCTAACCTGGGCATGGCGACTTCCTTTCCTCTTCAGTATCGTCCTTGTTGCAATTGCGCTGTACATGCGCTTGAACATTGAAGAAACTCCGGTATTTCGCGAAAGTGCGGGTAACATCACAAAAAGTCCATTGAAGGAACTTCTCCGCACACAACTGAAGCAGACGATGCTCGCAGCAGGAGCCATGATGAGCGTTTTCACTTTCACCTTCATGGGCGGGACGTACCTGACCGGGTACGGGCGCACTGAACTTGGACACTCCTTTTCTTTGGTGCTCGTTTCGAATGTTGCGGGCGGGCTTGCCATGGTTGTCTTCTGCGCGCTATCGGCTGTTCTCTGCGATGTCTATGGCCGTCGGCGAGTCATTCTATGCGGATTTATGCTGGGGGTTCCATGGTCGTTCGCCGTGCTGCCAATTCTCGACACAGGATCGCCATTCCTATTTATCATTGGAATTGTCGGAACCTTTACCGTTCTCGGAATCTCGTATGGACCGATGGCCTCGTTCATACCTGAACTCTTCGCTACGAAGTACCGTTATACTGGAGCCGGACTTGCATACAATCTTGCGGGCGTAGTTGGTGGCGCCGTTCCCCCGGTTATCGCCGGCGTCCTGCTGGCAGCCTTCGGCAGTTACGCCATTGCAATTCTGTTGGTCACGTTCGTTCTGATCAGTTTCCTCTGCACGTATGCACTACCCGAGACCAATGCCAAGCGTCTCTAG
- a CDS encoding HAD-IA family hydrolase, producing MDGRALSVVGCRKNSIRSRGEKIWSFEVEEAIREHSATLECASYGFRSNLIEGEVKVSVVAKDGSELSEREPRKFCYTTMAHFQVPRDVELGRELAKTRPARLRKPACRSALQTRTPSSSSSPPSLTHHHLGRRTMTTTKWLTFDCYGTLVDWRSGMTAALRSVAGSDADRLLTEYHRHEPNVQTEHPEWAYRVVLAEGLRRAAERCEIELDEEQLDVLGRTLPTWPMFPDTNEALKALEARGYRLGILSNVDREMLLLTLESFEVGIDEIVTSSDIGSYKPAAPHFETFRARTGTDCTTWIHVACSLFHDVEAADSAGIRSIYINRENTDYPAELVAAVMPDLKRLPEVVEELFGQEPS from the coding sequence TTGGATGGTCGCGCGCTCTCCGTCGTCGGCTGCAGAAAGAATTCGATCCGCAGCAGAGGGGAGAAGATATGGTCCTTCGAGGTTGAGGAGGCCATCCGCGAACATTCTGCAACCTTGGAATGCGCGTCATACGGCTTTCGATCGAATCTCATCGAGGGAGAAGTCAAAGTATCGGTAGTCGCCAAAGACGGATCGGAGCTGTCGGAGCGGGAACCGCGGAAATTCTGCTACACGACTATGGCGCATTTTCAAGTTCCCCGCGATGTCGAGCTCGGCCGTGAGCTGGCGAAGACCCGACCGGCAAGATTGAGAAAGCCCGCCTGCAGGAGCGCCCTTCAAACGAGGACACCGTCGAGTTCGAGCTCCCCGCCATCACTGACCCACCACCACCTTGGAAGAAGAACTATGACAACGACGAAATGGCTCACCTTCGACTGCTACGGAACCCTGGTCGATTGGCGGTCCGGCATGACAGCAGCTCTTCGTAGTGTCGCAGGCAGCGATGCCGACCGGCTGCTCACGGAGTACCACCGCCACGAGCCGAATGTCCAGACCGAACACCCGGAGTGGGCGTATCGCGTGGTACTCGCTGAAGGTCTCCGTCGAGCAGCTGAGCGATGCGAGATCGAACTTGATGAGGAACAATTGGACGTACTCGGCAGAACACTGCCGACTTGGCCGATGTTTCCCGACACCAACGAAGCGTTGAAGGCGTTGGAAGCCAGGGGTTACAGACTGGGCATACTCTCGAACGTGGACCGCGAAATGCTGCTGCTCACATTGGAAAGCTTCGAAGTGGGAATCGATGAGATCGTGACCAGCTCGGACATCGGAAGTTACAAACCTGCTGCCCCTCATTTCGAGACTTTTCGCGCCCGAACCGGCACGGACTGCACCACCTGGATTCATGTCGCATGCAGCTTGTTCCATGATGTAGAAGCCGCGGATAGCGCCGGCATCAGATCGATATACATCAACCGCGAGAATACCGACTACCCGGCCGAACTTGTGGCAGCCGTAATGCCTGATCTCAAGAGACTCCCAGAGGTGGTGGAGGAACTGTTCGGCCAGGAGCCCAGCTAA
- a CDS encoding FadR/GntR family transcriptional regulator, producing the protein MVQEFSPTALNRSLTTMVHLEHFDLADLLQFRMSIEGSATFLAAVAHTAEQLENMKKAHSEAASAIRSGYEAFSAADVKFHQAVAESANSGLLKVCNDVACGVVMNLIEIKLKASFDVEEMMIDSCRRHGLVLEQIEQGNGADAARMALKDIIEHYGRFIPDDRRAPMEAFAAYGPIG; encoded by the coding sequence GTGGTGCAGGAATTCTCACCTACTGCCTTGAACCGGTCGCTGACCACCATGGTCCATCTCGAGCACTTCGACCTGGCGGATCTACTTCAGTTCCGCATGTCCATCGAAGGATCGGCCACATTTCTCGCAGCGGTGGCCCACACGGCCGAACAGCTGGAGAATATGAAGAAGGCACATTCCGAGGCTGCCAGTGCAATCAGATCAGGGTACGAAGCGTTCTCTGCGGCGGACGTAAAATTTCACCAAGCCGTGGCTGAATCCGCGAACAGCGGGTTGCTGAAAGTATGCAACGATGTCGCGTGCGGCGTGGTCATGAACCTGATTGAAATCAAACTCAAGGCCTCCTTCGACGTCGAAGAAATGATGATCGACAGCTGTCGTCGGCACGGATTGGTTCTCGAACAGATCGAACAAGGCAATGGAGCTGATGCCGCCAGAATGGCACTTAAGGACATCATCGAGCATTACGGCCGGTTCATCCCAGACGACCGCAGAGCACCGATGGAGGCATTTGCGGCATACGGGCCGATAGGCTGA
- a CDS encoding thioesterase family protein, with translation MFGPDFPKAASTPFVLGLAEVACHNIVAGELQDGELTVGTAATIEHLLPSAVGATLTARATLVERDGRRLHFTVEVFDGDNVCATLTHSRAVAQAQKIADRLAQHGG, from the coding sequence ATGTTTGGACCCGACTTCCCCAAGGCGGCATCAACGCCGTTCGTGCTGGGCCTGGCGGAAGTGGCATGCCACAACATCGTTGCCGGTGAGCTGCAAGACGGAGAACTCACTGTGGGTACCGCCGCTACGATCGAGCACTTGCTGCCCAGCGCGGTAGGAGCAACGTTGACAGCTCGTGCGACACTCGTCGAGCGCGACGGCAGACGCCTTCACTTCACCGTCGAGGTTTTCGATGGTGACAATGTGTGCGCGACCCTGACCCACAGCAGAGCTGTAGCTCAAGCGCAGAAGATCGCCGACCGCCTCGCCCAGCACGGCGGATGA
- a CDS encoding MFS transporter yields the protein MKLHPLDDAPLSGFHKRLALYAAGGPFLDGYILSSIGVALVAAGPELELSTVMKGLIGAGALIGMLFGGAVSGFLTDRFGRQVMFTLDLGLIAAISVSQFFVTEGWMLLVARLFLGACVAADYPMASSLLTEFSPRKYRGQFLSGLVCMFFIGAAAAYFVGDAMLRHLGDDGWRWFLASAAVPALTLLLLRLGTPESPRWLLSRGRGSEAQQVLTRVYGAHVTVADIAQDAGPTSTWRDLLRRGYLGRLVYVVIFYTCSNIPVFAIYTFGPEILGAFGLESISDNIGSAVLEFLFLIGVVTALLVINKTGRRRMVIWGSILAGLALLVLGLAPEASPLVVVTAFTSFAIFNGGPQVLTWVYPNELFPTAIRATAVGIVTALTRVGSAVGVFLVPLSLEHLGIGGTMLIAAAILIFGGVVSIIWAPETTGLSLDEASSIDNGAGGHRPAAQTGQSPLAAKSDRY from the coding sequence GTGAAGCTCCACCCTCTCGACGACGCACCGCTGTCCGGATTCCACAAACGCTTGGCGCTGTATGCGGCAGGTGGTCCATTCCTTGACGGTTACATCTTGAGCAGCATCGGGGTTGCGCTGGTCGCCGCTGGTCCCGAACTGGAACTATCGACTGTGATGAAAGGACTGATCGGCGCCGGCGCCCTGATCGGAATGCTCTTCGGGGGGGCGGTATCAGGCTTCCTTACCGACCGCTTCGGACGACAGGTGATGTTCACCCTCGACTTGGGACTGATAGCAGCAATTTCCGTGTCCCAGTTCTTCGTCACCGAAGGATGGATGCTGCTCGTTGCCCGACTGTTCCTCGGCGCCTGCGTGGCGGCCGATTACCCGATGGCATCATCCCTACTCACCGAATTCTCGCCCCGAAAATACCGAGGACAATTTCTCAGCGGACTCGTATGCATGTTCTTCATCGGCGCAGCGGCGGCGTACTTCGTCGGCGACGCCATGCTCAGGCACCTGGGCGATGATGGCTGGCGCTGGTTCCTCGCCAGCGCCGCTGTTCCGGCGCTCACCCTGCTTCTTCTACGACTCGGAACCCCAGAGTCGCCGCGATGGCTGCTGAGCCGAGGGCGCGGGAGTGAAGCACAACAAGTACTCACCCGGGTATACGGGGCACATGTGACCGTGGCAGACATCGCCCAGGACGCGGGTCCCACCAGCACGTGGCGTGACCTCCTGCGACGCGGCTACCTCGGACGTCTTGTCTACGTCGTGATCTTCTACACCTGTTCCAACATCCCAGTTTTCGCGATCTACACCTTCGGACCCGAGATCCTCGGAGCGTTCGGCTTGGAATCCATATCCGACAACATCGGATCCGCTGTGCTCGAATTCCTGTTTCTCATCGGGGTAGTGACAGCGTTGTTGGTCATCAACAAGACCGGACGCAGGCGAATGGTCATCTGGGGCTCGATCCTTGCCGGACTCGCCCTACTAGTTCTCGGTCTGGCTCCCGAGGCATCGCCCCTCGTAGTAGTTACCGCGTTCACATCTTTCGCGATCTTCAACGGCGGACCCCAGGTCCTGACATGGGTCTACCCCAACGAACTGTTTCCCACTGCCATCCGTGCGACCGCAGTGGGTATCGTGACGGCATTGACACGCGTCGGCTCAGCAGTAGGCGTCTTTCTCGTCCCCCTGTCGCTCGAGCACCTTGGAATTGGTGGCACGATGCTGATCGCTGCTGCGATCCTGATATTCGGCGGCGTGGTGTCCATCATCTGGGCCCCAGAGACCACTGGCTTATCCCTCGACGAAGCCAGCAGCATCGACAATGGAGCAGGCGGGCACCGGCCTGCTGCGCAGACCGGACAATCACCCCTGGCCGCAAAGTCCGATCGCTACTGA
- a CDS encoding nuclear transport factor 2 family protein: MNTTAEAVTAFLQRLGAQDAEGLGELFADKIDWFVPGNPDVASWVGRRTRNSEVPEYFRSLWAAVEPGKSVVSAEAVVAEGENAVIFGSFDHVAVPTGRPFHTDVALRLTVTDGKITRMHLFEDTAATAAAYAP, translated from the coding sequence ATGAACACCACCGCAGAGGCCGTCACCGCCTTCCTGCAGCGTCTCGGCGCACAGGACGCCGAAGGCCTGGGCGAGCTCTTCGCCGACAAGATCGACTGGTTCGTTCCCGGAAACCCGGATGTGGCATCGTGGGTGGGCAGGCGGACACGCAACAGCGAAGTGCCGGAGTATTTTCGATCCCTCTGGGCTGCAGTCGAACCCGGCAAGAGCGTCGTCTCGGCCGAGGCTGTCGTCGCGGAGGGCGAGAACGCAGTCATCTTCGGCAGCTTTGACCATGTCGCAGTTCCCACCGGCCGACCCTTCCACACCGATGTCGCCCTGCGGCTGACCGTGACGGATGGAAAGATTACGCGTATGCACCTTTTCGAGGACACTGCTGCGACAGCTGCGGCATACGCGCCCTGA